A single region of the Streptomyces caelestis genome encodes:
- a CDS encoding cellulose-binding protein gives MSSASVSPHGFLAVRGRGYRPEQVDEYAEALSEDRDAAWERAARLTVLARHMDAELQQLREAVAQLVPQTYESLGERARRLFELGQEEAAAVREGARREARQLVDGACASAAGVRESGQAYADAVRADADERARQRLLAARAEADEIRAGADREAQEQRGEALAALREMRQRTSGMLAEQAKEHAERWVEWDREDAARAAALDAHHTEAVAHAEGALSEAEQAFADADDATPHRQEEAAARAAELLAQARSHAESVEQETERVLREHAQRGDDARAHIDRVHSSLTAWAGRVAAE, from the coding sequence ATGAGCAGCGCATCGGTGTCCCCGCACGGCTTTCTGGCCGTGCGGGGCCGCGGTTACCGTCCCGAGCAGGTCGACGAGTACGCCGAGGCCCTCTCCGAGGACCGTGACGCGGCCTGGGAGAGGGCCGCCCGGCTGACGGTGCTCGCCCGGCACATGGACGCGGAACTGCAGCAGCTGCGGGAGGCCGTCGCACAGCTGGTCCCGCAGACCTACGAGTCGCTCGGGGAGCGGGCGCGGCGGCTCTTCGAACTCGGCCAGGAGGAAGCCGCGGCCGTACGGGAGGGGGCGCGGCGGGAGGCGCGGCAACTCGTGGACGGGGCGTGCGCGTCCGCGGCCGGCGTGCGCGAGTCCGGGCAGGCGTACGCCGATGCCGTACGCGCCGATGCCGACGAACGCGCCCGGCAGCGGCTGCTCGCGGCGCGCGCCGAGGCCGACGAGATCCGGGCCGGGGCCGATCGTGAGGCGCAGGAACAGCGGGGCGAGGCGCTGGCCGCGCTGCGGGAGATGCGGCAGCGCACCTCCGGGATGCTGGCCGAGCAGGCCAAGGAGCACGCCGAGCGGTGGGTGGAGTGGGACCGGGAGGATGCCGCCCGGGCGGCCGCGCTGGACGCCCACCACACGGAAGCGGTGGCACACGCCGAGGGCGCCCTGTCCGAGGCCGAGCAGGCCTTCGCCGACGCCGACGACGCGACCCCGCACCGGCAGGAAGAGGCAGCCGCGCGCGCCGCGGAGTTGCTCGCGCAGGCCCGCAGCCACGCGGAGTCCGTCGAACAGGAGACGGAACGAGTGCTGCGCGAGCACGCCCAGCGCGGGGACGACGCACGGGCCCACATCGACCGCGTGCACAGCAGCCTGACGGCGTGGGCGGGGAGGGTGGCGGCGGAGTGA
- a CDS encoding DUF485 domain-containing protein: MSYDPPPPSYPYRPPDSSPSYDTYPWLPQQPPEPPEPAGRRPQRHAALGHHSDLRVLRSAYRWQRRVATLTALGYFVLFLILSAFAPSFMTSTVTEGLPTGLLLALVQVPVTWLAIALYERTARRRVDPLADRIRKQAELDARREGTR, encoded by the coding sequence ATGTCCTACGACCCGCCGCCACCGTCCTATCCGTACCGGCCACCGGATTCCTCACCCTCCTACGACACCTATCCCTGGCTGCCGCAGCAGCCGCCCGAGCCACCCGAACCGGCCGGGCGGCGCCCTCAGCGCCACGCCGCGCTCGGGCACCACAGCGACCTGCGGGTGCTGCGCAGCGCCTACCGCTGGCAGCGGCGCGTGGCCACGCTCACGGCGCTCGGCTACTTCGTCCTGTTCCTGATCCTGTCGGCGTTCGCACCGTCGTTCATGACGAGCACCGTCACCGAAGGCCTGCCCACCGGCCTGTTGCTCGCGCTCGTCCAGGTCCCCGTGACCTGGCTGGCGATCGCCCTGTACGAGCGGACGGCCCGCCGCCGCGTCGACCCCCTCGCGGACCGGATACGCAAGCAGGCCGAACTGGACGCCAGGCGGGAGGGAACGCGGTGA
- a CDS encoding sodium/solute symporter yields MTTEFSGNAQSMSLVGFTAVATITLLLCVMTGPDRDDLDEFYTGYGSLSPLRNGLAIAGDYISAATVLGTGGVIALFGYDGTVLALSTALSLMLLMFLLAEPLRNAGRFTMGDALTRRMPGRGVRIAACAVTLAALLPLMVVQLAGTGQLMAFVLGFSGESLQTGCIIGVGALMISYAAIGGMKGTALIQILKIVMLLGSGVVVAVLILHRFDWDPGALFNAAAANSGAGSAFLSSGLQFAGGPSPDLDMITAQLTVVLGGGVLPHVTMRMYTASSARQVRRSMSWAVSGVALFVLVITVIGFGATALVGRAVIAQVDPQGNTAYLLGSRAAFGPDVSTAETFLFTTVTTAVFLTLLASVAGMILACANSLAHDVFAARVREMSPRREMTVARVSALAVGAPAILLATLVQHRSLQPLVTLSFCLGASAIAPALVYSLFWRRYTRTGLLSTLIGGSLAVLLLMPGTNLVSGSPVSAFPDADFNWFPFTTTGLLSIPLGFACGWLGTMASGHRKSEEQRHQYEAVEGWILAGAVRRDP; encoded by the coding sequence GTGACCACCGAGTTCAGCGGCAACGCCCAGTCGATGTCCCTGGTCGGCTTCACCGCCGTCGCCACCATCACGCTGCTGCTGTGCGTGATGACCGGCCCGGACCGGGACGACCTCGACGAGTTCTACACCGGCTACGGCTCCCTGTCCCCCCTGCGCAACGGCCTGGCGATCGCCGGCGACTACATCTCCGCCGCGACCGTCCTCGGCACCGGTGGCGTGATCGCCCTGTTCGGCTACGACGGGACCGTACTGGCCCTCAGTACCGCGCTGTCCCTGATGCTGCTGATGTTCCTGCTGGCCGAACCGCTGCGCAACGCGGGCCGCTTCACCATGGGCGACGCGCTGACCCGCCGTATGCCGGGACGCGGTGTGCGTATCGCGGCCTGCGCGGTGACCCTGGCGGCGCTGCTGCCGCTGATGGTGGTGCAGTTGGCGGGGACCGGGCAGCTGATGGCGTTCGTCCTCGGCTTCTCCGGCGAGTCGTTGCAGACGGGTTGCATCATCGGCGTGGGCGCACTGATGATCAGTTACGCGGCGATCGGCGGGATGAAGGGCACCGCCCTCATCCAGATCCTGAAGATCGTGATGCTGCTCGGCTCCGGCGTGGTGGTCGCGGTGCTGATCCTGCACCGGTTCGACTGGGATCCGGGGGCCCTGTTCAACGCCGCCGCCGCGAACAGCGGTGCGGGCTCGGCATTCCTCTCGTCCGGGCTCCAGTTCGCGGGCGGCCCCAGCCCCGACCTGGACATGATCACCGCGCAGCTGACGGTGGTCCTCGGCGGTGGCGTACTGCCGCACGTCACCATGCGCATGTACACCGCTTCCAGTGCCCGGCAGGTACGGCGTTCGATGTCCTGGGCGGTGTCGGGCGTGGCGCTGTTCGTGCTCGTCATCACGGTCATCGGGTTCGGCGCGACGGCACTGGTCGGGCGGGCGGTGATCGCACAGGTGGACCCGCAGGGCAACACGGCCTACCTGCTGGGCTCCCGGGCGGCGTTCGGCCCGGACGTGTCGACGGCGGAGACGTTCCTGTTCACGACCGTCACCACGGCGGTCTTCCTCACGCTGCTCGCCTCGGTCGCCGGGATGATCCTCGCCTGCGCCAACTCCCTCGCGCACGACGTGTTCGCGGCCCGGGTGCGGGAGATGTCACCGCGCCGCGAGATGACGGTGGCCCGGGTATCGGCGCTGGCCGTGGGTGCCCCGGCGATCCTCCTGGCCACGCTCGTCCAGCATCGCAGCCTGCAACCCCTGGTGACGCTGTCCTTCTGCCTGGGCGCCTCGGCCATCGCGCCCGCGCTGGTCTACAGCCTCTTCTGGCGCCGCTACACCCGAACGGGCCTGCTCAGCACCCTCATCGGCGGCTCCCTGGCCGTCCTGCTGCTGATGCCGGGCACCAACCTGGTCTCCGGCTCGCCCGTCTCCGCCTTCCCCGACGCCGACTTCAACTGGTTCCCCTTCACCACCACGGGTCTGCTCTCCATCCCCCTGGGCTTCGCCTGCGGCTGGCTGGGCACGATGGCCTCCGGCCACCGCAAGTCGGAGGAACAACGCCACCAGTACGAGGCGGTGGAGGGCTGGATCCTGGCGGGCGCGGTGCGCAGGGATCCCTGA
- a CDS encoding SMI1/KNR4 family protein, with amino-acid sequence MTTGRLGQQAAPPNAAYAGQVVHFPDPVRAARHPRGVRVDERGYPDFSPYARAAAEIAEPPEGFGVDELRLTDYVSANMALAASGHELWDTVPAVATPHGWTWHHAVDSRRLELVPVEVKALLRHHGGVATSGVDQSKRGTRPLQETRPAHFGLPKSGVAVTESQVQGVEEDLGYRLPGPYRSFLKAAGGCAPVGAALDAELGLLIDQPFFTVRDEAAVNDLVYVNKCLRDHLTKDYLGIAFVQGGLLAVKVKGDRIGSVWFCAYDDARDVDPSVPPAERVERLLLPCGDDFDVFLSRLAGDPPELETVANLMVDGGFARVVPVGAVSSSAVGE; translated from the coding sequence ATGACGACAGGTCGGCTCGGGCAGCAAGCCGCGCCGCCGAACGCGGCCTACGCCGGGCAGGTCGTGCATTTCCCGGATCCGGTCCGGGCGGCACGTCACCCGAGAGGGGTACGGGTCGACGAGCGTGGCTACCCCGACTTCTCGCCCTACGCCCGTGCGGCCGCGGAGATCGCGGAGCCGCCGGAGGGTTTCGGCGTCGACGAGTTGCGGCTGACGGACTACGTGTCGGCGAACATGGCGCTGGCGGCGTCCGGGCACGAGTTGTGGGACACGGTGCCGGCGGTGGCGACGCCGCACGGCTGGACGTGGCACCACGCGGTGGACTCGCGGCGGCTGGAGCTGGTCCCGGTGGAGGTGAAGGCGTTGCTGCGGCACCACGGTGGCGTGGCGACGTCGGGCGTCGACCAGTCCAAGCGGGGCACGCGGCCGTTGCAGGAGACGCGTCCGGCGCACTTCGGGCTGCCGAAGTCGGGTGTGGCGGTGACGGAGTCGCAGGTGCAGGGGGTCGAGGAGGACCTCGGCTACCGGCTGCCGGGTCCGTACCGGTCGTTCTTGAAGGCGGCGGGGGGCTGTGCGCCGGTGGGTGCCGCGCTGGACGCGGAGCTGGGGCTGCTGATCGACCAGCCGTTCTTCACCGTGCGGGACGAGGCGGCCGTCAACGACCTGGTGTACGTCAACAAGTGTCTGCGTGACCATCTGACCAAGGACTACCTGGGCATCGCCTTCGTGCAGGGCGGGCTGCTGGCGGTGAAGGTGAAGGGTGACCGGATCGGTTCGGTGTGGTTCTGCGCGTACGACGACGCGCGGGACGTGGATCCCTCGGTGCCGCCGGCGGAGCGGGTGGAGCGGTTGCTGCTGCCGTGCGGGGACGACTTCGACGTCTTCCTGTCGCGGCTGGCCGGTGATCCGCCGGAGTTGGAGACGGTGGCGAACCTGATGGTGGACGGCGGTTTCGCGCGTGTGGTGCCGGTGGGCGCGGTGTCGTCCTCGGCCGTGGGGGAGTGA
- a CDS encoding SUKH-4 family immunity protein, protein MVTFAQAQERAEEWINGDVPSYQQREVRVREFDLGFVVWAEDRADGPRSDGGAQRLVIARDSGEATLWPGLPVGEVIRRYEEEYGRPDTAEEPAAAPAARVDLNQTSFLLTPPEWLQDAADKLGIPDRRGAGSGAAAGTGAGAASASVADPAGASGSASAGAAAGGDSASGASWPAAVGSDGGGAEAPGAPPGATPWAGTDTNGDAGEDRSVPLPATVFAPPLSETGDGTPPSATPEARTALLSGGSQLPPTAVSPAIDDPNAQGGAGAGAGTGTAAGAAAPGGPGYGYPPGAGAAPAPAPGGPGTPPGGVPHGSTPPPPPAPVGQPYGYPQGVPERPLAPNAGDIADAATSKAAPPPGRGRGAGPTTPPPPGAPGAPGARPGSTPPPSGPGVPGTPAGGYVPTQLVSALGPERSGGPGGPGGEGPGAPLPPQQPPGPPGAPNPPGAPGGTPPAGVHHAATMLADPGRTGPGVPQPPGPPGAPQPPGAPNPPGAPGAPGGPGGPGPVHHAETMLATPPAGGPGVPPPPQAPGAPPAAPGAPGAPGVPGAPPMPPGAMPPGAMPPGAMPGAMPPGAVPGGMPPGAMPPPGQPVPGQPPAYGYPQQPTGQPTVGPGYQAVLRYRAQDGSEQQLIRRSAPGTPHPEWQIFHELRAMNVPPDQVLELHTELESCELPGAYCARMIREQWPQARITSIAPYGTDHASRQQGMQQLLAHQGELHQVADGPARPAPVRAPLPPVQAVPPIPPEAIAQELGAAFGPGVFRFEQAAVSRQGVPPIVAHTLVAAGLPMDMGPFFWAQAQPGRPVPTLAELAAERGVQPAPDAGSYLVMGSDFGKAICVQYGTANIVAVPVEAGPGGAPVPPQFVNTGLPEFARCLALLGRMWRLRFGLSQEQAGRWTVDFQAQLAALDPAALGSPESWWSVVLEQMWDGLL, encoded by the coding sequence ATGGTGACCTTCGCGCAGGCGCAGGAGCGCGCGGAAGAGTGGATCAACGGGGACGTGCCGTCGTACCAGCAGCGTGAGGTGCGGGTGCGGGAGTTCGACCTCGGGTTCGTGGTGTGGGCCGAGGACCGGGCGGACGGGCCGCGTTCCGACGGCGGCGCGCAGCGGCTGGTGATCGCGCGGGACAGCGGCGAGGCGACGTTGTGGCCCGGGCTGCCGGTGGGTGAGGTGATCCGCCGGTACGAGGAGGAGTACGGCCGTCCGGACACGGCGGAGGAGCCGGCGGCGGCTCCCGCGGCCCGGGTGGACCTGAACCAGACGTCGTTCCTGCTGACTCCGCCGGAGTGGTTGCAGGACGCGGCCGACAAGCTGGGGATTCCGGATCGGCGGGGGGCCGGTTCGGGTGCGGCGGCGGGTACGGGTGCGGGTGCCGCTTCGGCTTCCGTTGCCGACCCGGCTGGTGCTTCGGGCTCTGCTTCTGCCGGTGCTGCGGCGGGTGGTGATTCCGCTTCCGGTGCGTCGTGGCCTGCTGCCGTGGGGAGTGACGGCGGGGGCGCGGAGGCGCCGGGTGCGCCGCCCGGGGCCACGCCCTGGGCCGGTACGGACACCAACGGCGATGCCGGTGAGGACCGTTCCGTTCCGCTGCCCGCGACGGTTTTCGCGCCGCCGCTGAGCGAGACCGGCGATGGCACGCCGCCGTCGGCGACGCCCGAGGCCAGGACGGCGTTGCTGTCGGGCGGCAGCCAGCTTCCGCCGACGGCGGTGTCACCGGCGATCGACGATCCGAACGCGCAGGGCGGTGCCGGTGCCGGTGCCGGTACGGGTACGGCTGCGGGCGCGGCTGCGCCTGGTGGGCCGGGTTACGGCTATCCGCCGGGGGCGGGTGCTGCTCCGGCTCCGGCTCCGGGTGGGCCGGGGACGCCGCCTGGTGGTGTGCCGCACGGCAGCACGCCTCCGCCTCCGCCCGCGCCGGTCGGACAGCCGTACGGGTATCCGCAGGGTGTGCCTGAGCGGCCGCTCGCGCCGAACGCCGGGGACATCGCCGACGCCGCGACCAGCAAGGCGGCTCCGCCGCCGGGTCGTGGACGGGGCGCGGGTCCGACGACGCCACCTCCGCCGGGTGCCCCGGGGGCGCCGGGTGCGCGGCCGGGCAGTACGCCTCCGCCGTCGGGGCCCGGTGTGCCGGGTACTCCGGCGGGGGGTTACGTGCCTACGCAGCTTGTGTCGGCGCTCGGGCCTGAGAGGTCCGGGGGGCCTGGAGGTCCGGGCGGCGAAGGCCCCGGTGCACCGCTGCCTCCGCAGCAGCCGCCGGGTCCTCCTGGTGCGCCGAACCCGCCCGGCGCCCCCGGTGGTACGCCCCCCGCCGGTGTCCACCATGCCGCCACGATGCTTGCCGATCCCGGCCGGACGGGCCCGGGCGTACCTCAGCCTCCGGGGCCTCCCGGTGCGCCGCAGCCTCCGGGTGCGCCGAACCCGCCTGGTGCGCCGGGCGCCCCGGGTGGTCCAGGCGGCCCGGGTCCCGTGCACCACGCGGAGACCATGCTGGCCACGCCTCCGGCGGGCGGCCCCGGTGTGCCTCCGCCGCCGCAGGCCCCCGGCGCACCACCTGCCGCCCCGGGCGCCCCGGGTGCTCCCGGCGTGCCCGGTGCGCCGCCGATGCCGCCCGGCGCGATGCCGCCGGGTGCGATGCCGCCGGGTGCGATGCCGGGTGCGATGCCGCCGGGTGCGGTGCCAGGCGGGATGCCGCCCGGTGCGATGCCGCCGCCCGGTCAGCCCGTTCCCGGGCAGCCGCCGGCATACGGCTATCCGCAGCAGCCCACCGGGCAGCCGACGGTCGGCCCCGGCTACCAGGCCGTACTGCGCTACCGCGCGCAGGACGGTTCCGAGCAGCAGCTGATCCGGCGTTCGGCGCCGGGCACGCCGCACCCGGAGTGGCAGATCTTCCACGAGCTGCGGGCCATGAACGTGCCCCCGGACCAGGTGCTGGAGCTCCACACCGAGCTGGAGTCGTGCGAGCTGCCGGGTGCGTACTGCGCGCGGATGATCCGGGAGCAGTGGCCGCAGGCGCGGATCACGAGCATCGCGCCGTACGGTACGGACCACGCGAGCCGGCAGCAGGGCATGCAGCAACTGCTGGCCCACCAGGGCGAGTTGCATCAGGTGGCCGACGGCCCGGCGCGTCCGGCTCCGGTGCGGGCGCCGTTGCCGCCGGTGCAGGCGGTGCCGCCGATCCCGCCGGAGGCGATCGCGCAGGAGCTGGGTGCCGCGTTCGGGCCGGGGGTGTTCCGGTTCGAGCAGGCCGCGGTGTCCCGGCAGGGGGTGCCGCCGATCGTGGCGCACACGCTGGTGGCGGCGGGCCTGCCGATGGACATGGGCCCCTTCTTCTGGGCGCAGGCGCAGCCGGGCCGGCCCGTTCCGACGCTGGCGGAGCTGGCGGCCGAGCGTGGTGTGCAGCCGGCTCCGGACGCGGGTTCGTACCTGGTGATGGGCAGCGACTTCGGCAAGGCGATCTGCGTGCAGTACGGCACGGCCAACATCGTCGCCGTGCCGGTGGAGGCGGGGCCGGGCGGGGCGCCCGTACCGCCGCAGTTCGTGAACACCGGGCTGCCGGAGTTCGCGCGCTGTCTGGCGCTGCTCGGGCGGATGTGGCGGCTGCGGTTCGGGCTGAGCCAGGAGCAGGCGGGCCGTTGGACCGTCGACTTCCAGGCGCAGTTGGCCGCGCTCGACCCGGCGGCCCTCGGGTCGCCGGAGAGCTGGTGGTCGGTGGTGCTGGAGCAGATGTGGGACGGGCTGCTGTGA
- a CDS encoding GNAT family N-acetyltransferase produces the protein MLTLEPLRAEHADAVLDFERENRAYFARSVPDRGDAYFTAAGFAERHRALLAEQHARVCRFHVVLDEEGKLIGRVNLVDVTDGCAELGYRVGEQAAGRGVATAAVAQVCHLAATEYGLTSLTAVTTLDNPASMTVLTRSGFTHVEDTTVAGRPGVRYLRRL, from the coding sequence ATGCTGACCTTGGAACCGCTCCGGGCCGAACACGCGGACGCCGTGCTGGACTTCGAGCGGGAGAACCGGGCGTACTTCGCCCGCTCGGTGCCGGACCGCGGGGACGCCTACTTCACGGCAGCGGGGTTCGCCGAACGCCACCGGGCGCTCCTCGCGGAACAGCACGCGCGCGTGTGCCGCTTCCACGTCGTCCTGGACGAGGAGGGAAAGCTGATCGGCCGGGTGAACCTGGTCGACGTGACGGACGGCTGCGCCGAACTGGGCTACCGGGTGGGCGAACAGGCCGCGGGCCGGGGCGTGGCGACGGCGGCCGTCGCGCAGGTGTGCCATCTGGCCGCCACCGAGTACGGGCTGACCTCCCTCACCGCGGTCACGACTCTGGACAACCCGGCCTCCATGACGGTCCTGACCCGCAGCGGCTTCACACACGTCGAGGACACCACGGTGGCCGGCCGCCCCGGAGTCCGCTACCTACGCCGCCTCTGA